One genomic window of Petrotoga mexicana DSM 14811 includes the following:
- a CDS encoding ABC transporter ATP-binding protein, which translates to MSNHSSEDIVKVENLTKIFGSGKKAVKAVDNVTFSIKKGEIVSLVGQSGSGKTTVTRLILRLLKETKGKIIFEGQDITGLTGKEKKLYWKKVQAIFQDPYASFNIFSPVKKVLIDAFKLFDNSFTKQEKMAKVYEALESVNLRPEEVADKYPFELSGGQRQRIMIARAHLIKPKLLLADEPTSMIDANLRSGILELLLGLRDTEGTTIMFVTHDLGLAYYVSDRLFIMHEGKIVERGDANKVITQPEHPYTKQLMMDVPKLSEEWILK; encoded by the coding sequence ATGTCTAATCACTCAAGTGAAGATATAGTAAAAGTTGAGAATTTGACCAAAATATTTGGAAGTGGAAAAAAAGCTGTAAAAGCGGTAGATAACGTCACTTTTTCTATAAAAAAAGGGGAAATCGTCTCTCTTGTTGGACAAAGTGGAAGCGGAAAAACAACGGTAACTAGACTAATACTCAGGTTGTTAAAAGAAACAAAGGGAAAAATTATTTTTGAAGGTCAGGATATAACAGGTTTAACAGGGAAAGAAAAAAAGCTTTACTGGAAAAAAGTGCAAGCAATATTTCAAGATCCCTACGCCTCGTTCAATATATTTTCCCCGGTAAAAAAAGTTTTAATAGATGCTTTCAAGTTATTTGACAACAGCTTCACGAAACAAGAAAAAATGGCAAAGGTTTACGAAGCTTTGGAATCAGTTAATCTAAGACCTGAAGAAGTAGCAGATAAATATCCTTTTGAATTAAGCGGTGGTCAAAGGCAAAGGATAATGATAGCAAGGGCTCATTTGATAAAACCAAAATTACTTTTAGCTGACGAACCAACTTCTATGATCGATGCAAACTTAAGATCGGGGATTTTGGAGTTACTGTTAGGTTTAAGGGATACGGAAGGTACAACTATCATGTTCGTAACCCACGACCTTGGGTTGGCTTACTATGTCAGTGATAGACTTTTCATCATGCATGAAGGGAAAATAGTAGAAAGGGGAGATGCTAATAAAGTAATAACGCAACCCGAACACCCATATACAAAACAATTAATGATGGATGTACCAAAACTATCGGAAGAATGGATCTTAAAATAA
- a CDS encoding GH1 family beta-glucosidase → MSEKVFPKDFMWGAATASYQIEGSPLVDGAGSSIWHRFSHTPGNTYNGDTGDVADDHYNKYKEDIALMKELGLKAYRFSISWPRIFPYGKGKINEKGVDFYNRLVDELLKANITPFVTLYHWDLPAALQDLGGWTNRDIAYWYTDYADYMFQRFGDRVKNWITLNEPWVMAFVGHFMGEHAPGMKDLYASFSAVHNQLRAHSKTVKAFREENIKEGKIGITLSNTSHDPAADSQEDIDAARLAHEWSNYPLFLNPIYKGDYPKGIKEHVSEFLPHNYENDLEEIKEKIDFVGINYYSGDLVKTDTKSFLGGKTVERGLPKTEMGWEIYPEGFYKILKGVQEEYNPKEVYVTENGAAFDDKVVNQEVHDEKRIEYLKQHLEQALRAIQNGVTLKGYFAWSLLDNFEWAWGYSKRFGIVYVDYKTQKRIIKDSGKWYSQVIKNNSFEF, encoded by the coding sequence ATGTCTGAAAAAGTTTTTCCAAAGGATTTCATGTGGGGAGCAGCTACTGCATCTTACCAAATAGAAGGTTCTCCTTTAGTAGATGGAGCTGGTTCTTCGATTTGGCATAGGTTTTCTCATACACCAGGAAATACATATAATGGAGACACTGGAGATGTTGCAGACGATCATTATAACAAGTACAAAGAAGATATTGCTTTGATGAAAGAGTTAGGATTAAAAGCGTACAGGTTTTCTATATCTTGGCCAAGAATTTTCCCATACGGTAAAGGTAAAATCAACGAAAAAGGTGTTGATTTTTACAATAGATTGGTTGATGAATTACTCAAAGCAAATATAACCCCTTTTGTTACATTGTATCATTGGGATCTACCTGCAGCTTTACAAGATCTGGGGGGTTGGACAAACAGAGACATCGCCTATTGGTACACCGATTACGCAGATTACATGTTTCAAAGATTTGGTGACAGAGTAAAAAATTGGATTACTTTAAACGAACCTTGGGTAATGGCATTTGTTGGACATTTTATGGGTGAACATGCGCCTGGAATGAAAGACCTTTACGCCTCTTTCTCAGCTGTCCACAACCAGTTGCGTGCTCATTCAAAAACAGTTAAAGCGTTCAGAGAAGAAAATATCAAAGAAGGAAAAATTGGAATTACTTTATCAAATACTTCCCATGATCCCGCTGCGGATTCACAAGAAGATATAGATGCCGCACGGTTGGCACATGAATGGTCAAATTATCCATTGTTTTTGAATCCAATATACAAGGGTGACTATCCAAAGGGGATAAAAGAACATGTCTCTGAGTTTTTACCTCATAATTACGAAAATGATTTGGAAGAAATAAAAGAAAAAATCGATTTTGTAGGCATCAATTATTACTCTGGAGATCTTGTCAAGACCGATACAAAATCATTTCTAGGTGGGAAAACCGTTGAAAGAGGCCTTCCAAAAACAGAAATGGGATGGGAGATTTACCCTGAAGGTTTCTATAAAATACTAAAAGGAGTTCAAGAAGAGTACAATCCAAAAGAAGTGTATGTAACTGAAAACGGTGCTGCTTTTGATGATAAAGTAGTCAACCAAGAGGTACACGATGAAAAAAGAATAGAGTATTTAAAGCAGCATCTTGAACAAGCATTAAGAGCGATTCAAAATGGAGTTACGCTAAAAGGATACTTCGCCTGGTCCTTATTAGACAATTTTGAATGGGCATGGGGCTATTCAAAGAGGTTTGGAATAGTGTACGTTGATTACAAAACTCAAAAAAGGATTATAAAAGATAGCGGCAAATGGTATTCACAGGTTATTAAGAATAATTCTTTTGAATTCTAA